Below is a genomic region from Prunus persica cultivar Lovell chromosome G3, Prunus_persica_NCBIv2, whole genome shotgun sequence.
TCCAAAGATGTAGGCTGGGATCTTTTTTATGCCCACATCGGTGCATCTTATGCAAGAGATCTGGGGAGAGTGTGGATCAGGTTTTCTTATCTTGCGCTTTCAGGTGGAAGTTATGGtgctttttatttaatgatatTAATATTTGTTGGGTAGTGCCAAAAGATTGTTTCTCTTTGTTGAGGGAGAAGTTAAGTGGTGGGGAAAAGGCTAAATTAGGGTTGTTTGGTTATGGCTATTCGTTGGGGTATTTGGTCAGAAAACCACCGGATCTTTGAAGATGTTAGGGGGATGGATGTGGAGGAGGTGTAGGAAAAGGTCAAGTTCTGAATAGCTCTTTGGGCTTCTGTATTTACTGTTTTTAGGAACACAGCTCTATCCGATATTATTCTAGATTGGAAAGCTGCAGTGTCATGATCAACTTTGGGTCTTAAGCTAGATGTGTAGGTGTTTGAATTAatgttcttttctcttctaccCTTGGTGGATTACTTGTCCACGCACTATACTGTACAGtcttttgaaataaaatttcatcttTTCGTTTCATAAGAAAGATCTTAGGTGATTTTGCTATATTACTCAAAGTGGCCTGTCTGTGTTTGCTTGCAGCGCCAAGCAGCTCTTGAGAGGGAAGCCGAGTTACTTAATGAAATTATTGAGTTGCAGAGGAGGTATAAATAGCTACTAACACATCCCAGGTGCAATTATTATGTTCTTTTTAAAATGGTAGTAATCTTAGATGTTTTGTCGTATGCAGGCTCATGTCTGCCCATGATGAGCTCCAAAAGTTAAAAGTAGATACTGCTTAACACTCAGGTTATACGTTGGTCCAACATTTTGAAAATCCCATGTTTTCGTTATGGTTTCTTGATTCTAACATTCCAGTTTCAGGTGTGGTTCCATTATCCAACCGGTGCTCGGACGATGTAGGCGAATTCTTCAAATGCAACAATACTGACAATTTGTAACGAAAAAAAAGGACTGACACAAGATAAGGGGCTAATTTTACTTGTTAAGGTGATGAGAAACTTATTCTTATAGCTTTCCAACTAATCCAACTTCAGCAATGATGTTAGTTATGTTATCTTTTCATGCTctggttgtaacttgtaaatATAGATTTACCTCTGTCTGGCATATTCTCTgctcaaattatatatatatatttttttatgtagaTTAATTCCTGCATCTTCGGCTAACTACTGTGGTGCTTTATCTTTCATAATATTGTTTTCCTTGAAATTCTGCGAGTGATGTTGCCAAATTCATCTTTGCTTACTTGACTCTGAGCAGAAGTTATGATACCTAAATATAGAGGGAGCTTCAATTGAAGAATCCCTTTAACAACCTTATTTGAGAGACACTTTTGTAGAACCCATTCCGCGTAGTGTTCAATGATCCGAACTGTCTTTTAGGTATTTTGTCAAAGATGCCAGCATAAATCACTTGAATCAAAAACCATTAACTACACGATTAAAAAGTTCTCATTTTAGTGTTTTCATTTGGTCTATTTTGTTGGTCACAACTCAACTATTTGtcttaaaatttgtttaattttttgtttttattcataACTATCAGAAGCTATCTCACATGTCCATGtataaatacttttttttttttttttaaaaaaaaaacaaggacaTTAGGTTGCAGATGGTTGATGTACTTGTATATGCATTTGCAAGACAATGTCAATAAAACATAGTAAGGCAACCTATatctcatttttgtttctgtaTAAACTCGAATCAGTGGGCTGCAATGAAGTTAATTATATGTCTTCTTATGAGAATGCTTttacttgaaaagaaaaagaaattgagagagagcgagTAGAttcaaaatagaacaaaaattatttttgtgataatTTGCTGTCATTTTTCTCTGTTTGGGCGTGGTGGCACTTGTTTGTTGGCCCCACAACCCCAAGTAACTTTAGTCTAAACCTGTGCTTGAGAGATAGCTATCCATATACTGATAAGGGATGTATGAATTCTCGAGAAGAGAGGAGCCGTGGTGGTCCCTCCCGGACCGTCCGGATCCCATGAGTGAATAGAAAGTTGGATTTAAAAATAACtctgatgagaagaaaaaagaaggcgTTAAGAGACCCTCCTGACCCAATCCTAGACACTCTAAGATCCTTTTTCAAACCTGCTCATTTCGAGTCAAGAGATAGATAAATAGTTAGTTTAGAGAGGGAATTAAAAGAAGTTCAGAGTGAGCTTATCTATAAATTTTCTTGCCATTATGTGAGTAGGGATAATTCAttatgcacaaaattaattggtAATGAGTGGAGATCTGATATCAAAGCGAAGTGTCTATTTCGCAGGAGGGACAAATACTCCCAGCATCACTATCCTAAAGAGATATCCCTCTAGTAGTATTGGCCATTTGTCCCAGTTTTAGCctcatttttttcaatcaGGCCACAAACATTTCGTAGTTGGTAGGTTGTTGACATTTGGGGCATTCAACTTTTTCTCAACGTGATCCACGTTCATGCTTTGCTAATACTCTCCAATCATGTTGTTTGCCGCATTAGGGAAAAGGGTGAGACACACTGAGACCACTATATAAAGCATCAACACCTCAAATTAGGTCACCAATTAATATACGCAACCAGTAAAAGACTGCTAGAAACCCAATGGCTACAAACAAGGATAGTAAGGAAATGGAGTCAGGCTATGGGCAAGGCTCTGGCTCTGGTTTTGGATCACTTATTACTGCTGCAGTCTCCACTGTTGAATCGGCTGCCGGTTTGGTTGTGAGTACTGTTACTGGATCAGAATCTGGAAGTACCACGCAATCGGTGTCTGATTCGGGTTATGGGATTGGTTCTGGATATGGGTTTAGCCAGGCTAGTGAAGTCTCCGGTACGGGTTCTGGTACTGTGTCAAATAGTACTGGTACAAAGTCCTCTACTTGAGCAATCAGCACTACTAGTACTAGacctaaataaatataacatTATGTTATGCATGCTATGATATATTtgatatatgtgtatatgaatAAGTACCAAGACTGCTGGCAAGAAATGTAGTTTGTTTGTGTTCAAGTCTTGTTGGTATCAACTGTAGCTGTTGTTGATGATAGattatgtgaaaaaaaaaaaaaccaaaaacaaaaattgtagCTGTTGTGGTGCGTACTAAATAAAAGCTTAATACTATTGCTGTTGCCTCTTATATTGATAACCAATAGCCTAACATAATATTCAGTAAAGTGAAATACTCTCTAGATATAGGTGATTTACGACAGCTGTAGAGCAGATGACACAAAGTAAAGTTCACGTCTTTGATTAACAAGGTTATATTTTTCCTCGATGGAACTCAAATGTGAAAATCTAAACAGAGAATGGGTGACAttgttaaacaaaaaagttagTTTTATTCTCTCATAAGTGAATGATCTATATTTTGCTgaaaatatcattttaaaGTTGGTTATGTAATAAAACATGTCCAGTTTTAACGAAAGGTTTTTCGAGAGATGAAAACATGGACCAAATTGATTTGTAGATCAAAAGATGAAGAATCACGTTAATCGATTTGAGAATAAGTACTAAAATGTGGACTTTTAACATGAATCACTTGTGATTtcatgaaaaaattaaatgaagttTAGAGTAAGCTTATTTATAAACAAagataaatgttttttttccccataaTGTGCGTATAGATCATTCATTGTGTATATTTTTAGTTGGGAATAAAGCATCAAGACCCATTAAATGGAGAGAGACTTTCATGCAATGGGGTGCTATCCTCGGTCAATAGCGTAATAATACGTGGAATAATATTTTCACGTgtcattattttattgatcatgaatagcaaaacagtgctaTACTCATTAcaagagagttttttttcatcaaattAGGTCACCATTACAATGCAACAAATACTAGACAAGAAACCGATCGGATGGCTACAAATTATTAAGGAAATAGGCACTATATGTTGATATCATTTACTTTTGTTACTTTGATATCTCCCACTATAAGAATGAAAAGGTCACATAAAGTCTATGGAATGGGAGGGATTTTTGGAGATTCGggcattatatttttttgtttagttaaactgatttatcttttgtaatttttctcATAAGATCAGGTGACTCAACAAGTCAATCGAAGGCGGTCTTTTGATTGTATTTTGCTAGATCCCATTTTGATCACGTTCTCCTTTTGATTGTAAAAACTGTGTTATGCTATaaggaaaatgaaattgaagacgttctTCATTCAGTATTAGTTTCATACAAGCCATAGCAGGCATTGATAAAATCATGCAGTAGGGTAAGAGGCAGACATAGCAATGCCACAAAGTCCTTCCGCTGCATCAACATCTCTTTGCATTCTTATGTAGCCTTCTTCGCCCCATTCTGTGCCCCATGAATTCTTCACCAACCAAAACTTAGTCCCATCATCACCGACTCCATAACCAACAGCAGTAACACCATGATCCAGGCTCGTTCCACATGTTCCGGTAAAGACACCACTTGAATAGAATTGGAAGTCAGAACCACTTGCATCAATGGCAACAGAGACGGGTTGATTAGCAACAGCCTTGAGAAGGGCTTGTTCACTGTTTGTAGGCACGTCTTCATAGCCAGTTATCTTGGCTGCAATGCTGGCTTCTTTCTTGGTGTTGCACGTACCATCAACACCGCTGTAGGGGTAGTTAGCTTCCGTACCAAGCCCATGATTTTGTTGGATGAACTGAAAGGCATCATCCATTAAACCACCCTCGCAGCCTTGGTCTTCGCCATTGGTGTCACAGTCAACAAGCTCTTGCTCAGACAAAGAGATGAGTTTACCTGTTGTAAGCTGAGTAATTCCTTCTGTTGCTGCCACTGCTGAAAAGGCCCAACAACATCCTATATTTTGCATGAATTTTGCATGATTGCAATTAGTAGCAGTTAGTATGAGATTGAGGAAATCAACTTTAACTTTCATATACACTTTGCAGCTATTAAATACACATAGGAATAACAAACACTTGTTTGAAATCCTAATAGATAAAGCACTTCGAAACTATCTCCTAACTCTAAGGAACAGCTATACAAACTAGAGAAACTAACGGGCTAAGATTATCTGTACAGTGAATTCAAAAATAAGTAAACTAACGAACTAATACAAGTTGTTACAATCCTCTGATATGCCCCCTCAAGATGGAGCTCGAGACAGGAGTCCAATCTTGGATTTGAGATCCAGAAAACGAACACGGTGCAGAGGC
It encodes:
- the LOC18783476 gene encoding senescence-specific cysteine protease SAG39, producing the protein MEFISRLQGKICVCLALILIMLRTWSSEATSRSLQDASMYGRHEQWMARYARTYNDIREKEKRFNIFKENVAYIESSNEDANKLYKLSVNQFADLTNDEFKASRNRFKGHECSTKTTSFKYENATSSMPTTMDWRKKGAVTPIKDQGQCGCCWAFSAVAATEGITQLTTGKLISLSEQELVDCDTNGEDQGCEGGLMDDAFQFIQQNHGLGTEANYPYSGVDGTCNTKKEASIAAKITGYEDVPTNSEQALLKAVANQPVSVAIDASGSDFQFYSSGVFTGTCGTSLDHGVTAVGYGVGDDGTKFWLVKNSWGTEWGEEGYIRMQRDVDAAEGLCGIAMSASYPTA